In Lactuca sativa cultivar Salinas chromosome 5, Lsat_Salinas_v11, whole genome shotgun sequence, the DNA window tatatatatatatatatatatatatatatatatatatatatatatatatatatatatatatatatatatatatatatatatatatatatatatatatatatatatcatagatTCAAATTATTTTCTTTGAAAATCTTTTGTTCATAAAATAACAATTCATAAGTGAAATACTAGGTTCCAGTCTAGTCATTACGTTCGTTGTCTAAACACAATTATAAATTATCTTTCTTATGGTAACCATACGATCGATTGATGGATGTCGCTTACTATAATCTTTACTTGCTTAACTTCTATTATATATCTTACTTCAATTCAATTCCAATTTAAGAGCCATGTTTCACCCCGATGTATTCTTATCAAAGGCATACCATAATAtactaaatgtttaattaatagttttatatatttttttttctataccAAATAAAAAATACTTTTATAATAAACATTTATGGTACTATCCGTCCGTACAGATTTCATGAGAGACCAAAAATATCCAAGCAAATCTAGTTAAAGATATTATTAACATTTGCTTGGCTCGTGTTTTTCTCCACATCATTCTTTTCTCATGTGTGGCGGCTATTCAAAATGGCATATTCGACTCATCATTCATCAAGTAAATTGGGTTTGTAAATTAGTGGCTTTAAGTTTTGAGGTTTTCCGATAAATATATTTGATTGTATGGTTTTTAAAGAGTCTAATCTTAGAGCGTAAATCGAATTTAGATTTGATTTAAGTTTTGAATAAGTTAAATTCTATCTGATTTGAATATAAATATGGGTTTGTAGAACATGAGAATATCTACTTTATAAAACATTGACTTTTAATACTTATCGACAATTACAAGTCGTGTTTATTTGTTAATAGATGTTTTCGAATTATTCCGTAATGCAACTCAATTTTTTTTGGACAGCtgaaaatatttattaaatagtAACTAGTAAGGAGATAGTGAATTACATTGGAATAAAAAAGTAACGGGTTTGGATCCAATTGGTCCAAGAAAGAATAAGTTTTCTATTCTTATTCACAATTCAATAAACAAGTTATCAACAATGAGGCCCTTAATTGTTTTCGTGCCAAAGTCACCGTCTTTAAAGATCAAAGTATTTATGTATTTCCTAATAGCCCATCAAGTCACCCAACAAATCGCATCTAAGATAATTCTTCTGCTGCTTCGAACTTTGACCGAATCCACTCAAGAAAAAATATTTAAGAAAGTTTGCCATTCCGGAATTTAAAGGTCAAGCCATTGAAGGATTAAATTTCACGTTTTAGCTTCCACTTCACATTTGACAAACAAATTGTCCATATTTTCCAAAACAAAAGAGCACACATGGCACATAATGTTAGTGTAGAACAGATTGAGAACTAGAGAGAAAAAGTTGTGAAAAGAATTCTCCATCTTATCTTCATAAttcattgaatatatatatatatatatatatatatatatatatatatatatatatatatatatatatatatatatatatatatatatatataaataatagaaaTCTAACTGCTACATCTAACTCTAACAGAATCTGTTACAACCATTACTAATTGACAAAGTCAACTGTGATGTTGACTTCTTATTCCAATACCCCCCCCCCTCCAGCTGGAGGATATGTAAAGAGACCAAGCCTGGATGCAGCATTTATATGATCATTTTCAAACATTGACTTTGTAAGGATATCAACAGGCTGTACAGTAGTTGGAATATGAGATAATAAAATGAGGCCATCTTGAAGTTTCTCACGAACAAAATGACAATCAATGTCAATCGCGTTCGTGAAAAGCAAGATTTTTAGCAATATGTATAGCAGCCATGTTGTCACACATCAATGGTATAGGAGTAATTTTTGAGACATTGAACTCTGCAAGTAGCTTACTCAACCATGCAAGTTCAGAACATACTCTACGCATCAATCTGTATTTAGCTTCTGCTGATGACAATGAAATAGTTGCTTGCTTTTTCGACTTCCATGAGATAGGACTACCTCCCATTGTGATAAAATAGCCACTAACAGATCTCCTTGTAGATGGGCAAGCAGCCCAATCCGAATCACAAAAAGCTTCAATCTTGAAGTTATTTGTGTTGTTAAGAAAAATGCCTTGATACATCGTCCCTTTTAAGTATTTAAGAACATGAATAGCTGCATCTAGATGAACTTGGCAACGCTTAACGTTGAATTGACTTAGAAACTGAGTAGTGAATGCTATATCTGGCCAAGTATGCAAAAGAAAATTCAATTTTCCTACAAATTGTCTATATATGGTTGGATCAGGTAAAGTTGAAGAATCACGATAAAGAGACTTTAATTTGCTTGGTAACGGTGAAAGAGTTATTTTGTCATCTTGAGACAAATAAGATTCTAATAACTCTTTTATGAACTTGTTGGGTAGCATAGCGTTGCagttttgatgtattgcgtctattgggctcggttaatagtccaagttttgttactccggtttgggcctgtccaaccgtgagctgatagggtttagtataaattaatgtgcttgcatgcatattaggttaacgatttagaaaACGATCTAGAAGACAATAGCGATTACGATAGATCACAGATTAttacttcatcgttcttgtaaaccctaaatcctctacagtagaagttctttatcgagctctgctgaggattattgattaatcattcgacactctttgatccattattgtgttcttgctgtttactcgtttattattttacatgttttaaagatctaatcgatcttcaagttagtttttaactcatcaattggtatcagagcgggaggctgtgtaaatcatacacttcttttctgtgaaaaaggtttcgattagggttattccgcatttactgatatttattgagccgtcatcccataattgacgtaactcgatatttattgttttgccctaatctattatattacaagtctgatcttttaacaggttatttaatcaagcatggacgagtcgcaatccaatcccattaatatttcgaacaacattggatcaacaacgaagattcctatCCTATACACCCAtcattatgaagtctgggcacatcactttgaagactatgttataggatctgaggacaatggatacctcatctgggaagcaatcgtttctggacctttcgctcattcagcaacttcaaggattattaaaactcagaaggagtataatgatattttgaaagacgttaaagatattgctcaagacgaaaaagataaatttcagtacAATATCAAAGCgttgagattaatcagattcactcttcaatccgatactttcagactggtgagttcatgcacgactgcaaaagaaatatgggacaggctacgagaattatactctacagacgaagatcttgaacactccattcaaaccttactcttgtccgaatttggtgaattcaaacAGGGAGCCGAAGAGACTGTGACGCaaacattcgatcgcttcaatcatcttcttagcaagatgattaaacatgacattgaaaggaagctaattgagcggaaggttacgtttttgaacagtctcagatctgagtggagagcagtagtgtccacagttaaagcgcatgagcaatttaaatcctattctttggcgaaactggtgggcatcctgaaatcccaagaaaagatcgtgttacaggagaaaaatgtggtttcaagcctgggttcgttggccctcccaTCCAAAAGCAAAGCAgtgatggaagaagaagacctcaacttggaggactatgacctcacttctgaagactatgctatgatggtgtccaaccccaagaggttcatcaagaagagattccccacaaacaagaaccgaaattggcaggggagttatagttctgagaaggtcaaagatgaaccgaaggcagaagaatcaaggaaggaaccgaaagctgaaggagattcgggagtgagctgctattactgtgggggaaagaaccaccatgcaaaagattgcgtcctcaagaaaatggaagaaaaggatgatgaaaaggatgaagaagctttgttgctgaaaaagctggatgaaatcagaaagaagaaatctactgctaatccttctatgaatgctttaattgtgcagggttcggtagcagatgatgagttcggtggcgtggaggtctggtcaaccgactctgaagatgatgaagtaaggaagccttctcatggaaaggcttatgtggcgaaagaagagagcagtggtggaaaatgcttgatggtgtctgacgtttctcagatgaggggatacaacacggaTGGTGTGATTGAAGacgcaaaggagcgagaggacttgtgcttcactgcaaaaccgctcagcgtacagttcaacgagcttgatgaactgatcaagaaggtacaatccgtttttgtttcattcaaagtcccacaatgctcatacgaaaaagaattaaaaagtgttaattcaagaatctctcatctagacagtagtttaactcaaactcgagtcaccaattctaacctgactgaccaaataagcagggtgtcttcgaagaatgaggaacggaggatgtggatcgaactgaaggagtcggagttaatcaaaataaaagatgaaaacatttatttgcaaagagacaatttaaagcttttaaaacagcgaaatgttttttgtttgattgctaaacgtctttacactaatatcactcagcttcatttggattgtgaaataggacaaaagattcatcacatgattttacccttccttgagtttaaggaggatgaaattgatgctgaagcatataaatgtgaaagtgttatttcatctgatgaagttaatccgacgtatatgtatggactggacaaaatcgaatcttttattaagtccaaggaccataaggacatgcttaaaaaccttttggatgaaaatgataaactgaaactgagaaccgaaaccatacaaaaatttgactcattgaatgccaacttgagctcagaaaataaaattgatgttgaaaatgcatctgagcttaatgaggacgacaatatgagtgaaatttctgtagaggacacagttgactgttcagaatttgtcaagagcgaacccaaaaaccacaagaatctcatttcagaaaattcagtggagttcgctcgtatgtcccaacaaaagtccccaattcttgcagagaaggcagtagtatatcaaaaggtcagaaccactccaaatcaggtgtacaaggtcacaggcgtaaccgaacatcagaccgctgaactcacagccattgtaaacgaagacaatgctgatggctgtgacgagttcttctggtcagctcccattgataatgctgatgaaacggttggtctatctgaaaggacctcatggaaaagcaaaggcagatatgtgccagaacccttaaataagcctgatagcttcgatgtatcaagtactagtggtacaaaagatgttcctcaagaaaaaggaattcctgcaaaagaagtcactcctccaagcgaaacatcatcagttcagagtgaaccagctaaaggAAAACAGAAATCaaaagccaatattcatcatcaaccgaagcaaatgagaaatcaaaaacaacaaaggaatcagagatacaagaagaatctctctgagagaaaacagttttggcaatctcagaatgcctatttTTCACATCAAGAtaggaacttaaagtcagagaaaagtcctatagaatcacaagagagcaataacaaccgaaagcagaggttcggttcagaaaaagaCTTCAatcgaaagcagaagttcggtttaGAAaataacatcaaccgaaagcagaggttcgatTCAGAaaacaacatcaaccgaaagcagaagttcggttcagagaatgacttcaaccgaaagcagaggttcggttctgagaacaaaaaagatcaaaattctagggtcggtccaactaatgatcaaaagcaaagaggtcacctagaatctcaagTCAAGCAACCATCTCAGTCTAAgttctctcattctaactcttctaattcttcaaactcttctaattcctctccaccttgttctaaattccattctgttcattctcaaaaacctcaatcatcaactgaagagaaaggaaaatcgaaggtttcatcagttaaaccagagtccaaaccaaaagcaacgaatcccaataaaattaaagttttcaccatcaaaaggaaagatgaaacaacactaataaaaagaacatatcttgttgacatctcttttactattcctattcctgtgaaaggctcacgaggacccaagaaactttgggttcctaaatctgcttaatttttgcaggttatcagtgacgagcagtttgacgaagaatggtacattgatagtggctgctcgcgtcacatgacaggtaggaaggaagagctaagagaatacaggtctctttcaaacggtggaaatgtcaagttcgagaacaactctttcggcaccataaaaggctatggaatgattacaaacggtgatttcacgatacgGAAGGTTGCATATATGGAAGgattacaacacaacctcatcagtgtatctcaacttgttggaggtaccggtctcaaagtttcattcgacaaTGAGGGCTCTGAAatcattgagaagaagacgaaaatagttattctcaaatcggagcgtaaaggtgagatgtttcccctgaacctcaaacctatcaaagggaacctagctatctgcctgttatccaaagcacaatctgacgaaagctggttgtggcaccgaaggctctctcatctcaactttaaagatatcaacaaacttgtcactggaggtcatgttcgaggtcttccattgctcaagtacgatagagaacatttgtgtgatgcatgtgaaatggggaagcagagtcgtcaaagtcatccctCTAtagtaaacactaaagttgttgaaccactagaattacttcatattgatttgtgtggtccatcatctatcgaaagtatcggtggtagcaagtacattcttgttattattgatgacttttcgcgttttacatgggtgttctttctgaagcttaaatctgaagcgactcataagctaaaggtgttcatcaagcagattgaagtacagctgaagaaagtcgttcgcaacatcaggagcgataatggactggagttcaaaaataaagaatttaaagaattcctggcagaaaagggaattagtcacaacttctcagctccctacacacctcaacaaaacgggattgtcgaaagacgaaaccgatctttgtgtgaagcagcccaaaccatgctaagtttcgcttccttaccctTATAtctttgggctgatgctatttctgctgcttgttttacacagaacatgtcatatctcaacaagcgcttcactctcactccttatgagatcctcaacaacaggaagccaaacgtcaagtttttccatgtgttcggttcatggtgtttcatcttcaattctaaagaaaaccacaacaaatttgatgtcaaagccgacgaggggatATTTATGGGATATTCTctaacttctaaagcgtacagggtattaaacaagcgctcgagaaaaatagaagaaacttattacgtgacttttgatgatagctatgtcaaaaagctaaaggccaacgaagacacagctggagaaatttttcctcaaactggccaagtcaccgcCTCTATCGCAAACCTCTTTGAGAAGTtcgttgagttatttgatgaaccagaaaaggcaactctctcagaagccaacgcagctgacaacaaggtagatcatatgaagcaaattgtcgaagatgctgcaaagagaatgaatgaaggaggatcaagttctgacgactCTCCACAACACAATGCCACAGTCGAGGGGGGAGGATCCACCAGCatcatcacagccgagctcacatgttgcgGGGGATaacagttctcaagctgctcccAAACGCACTTTATCAACCGAAAGTaccacaccaaccgaaagtgcctcatcacccgaaggtgcatcaacacccgaaagctcagcaccagCAGAAACCTTTGTAGCACAAGACTCTCAAGACattcctgaaagcttatctgtcgagggggagcatgccgatatgctttatgacgatgaaaGTCCATCCGAACCAGAAGAGATAATAAACGTTGAATTAGATCCATCTTTTGATcctaactaccctcctctcaccaaatggaccagagatcatcctgtctctcaagttgttggggatgtatctgaaaaggttctgacccgatcacaactcaaggcaaaacaaacttccttgttttcacaagtagaattctgtatgttcaactccttcgtctcaaaagttgaaccaaagacagttaacactgctcttgatcactccgattgggttcaagctatgcaagacgaactgaatgaattcaaaaggaacaaagtttggcgacttattccaactcctccagatgcctcggttgttggtctcaaatgggtcttccggaacaaaatggacaaggaagggaatgtgattcgaaacaaagcacgtctggtagtgaaaggatattgtcaggaggaaggaattgactatgaagagactttcgctcctgtagctaggctggaatccgttagaatctttcttgcctatgctgcacacaaaaactttgaagtctttcaaatggacgtcaagtgtgcatttctcaatggagaacttgaagaaacagtgtacgtggagcaacctcctggattcgtaaacgaatggtatcctaatcattgttatattttggacaaagctgTGTATGGAGTGAAataagctccgagagcctggtatgaaacgctgacaaaatttttaaagatgtcaaaattcaaacaaggttcggttgacccaaccttctttcgtaagaaggaaggtaaccaccttatgattgttcaaatttacgtcgatgatatcatctttggctccacgaatcccagcttaacggctgaattcagaaagctgatggagactaaatttgagatgagctcaatgggtccaattaactttttccttggtttaaatattagacagggacccgaaggcatctttatcaatcaggaagcttacacgaagactcttctagaaaaatttggcatgatgggagattcaaaggtcaaagctccaatggcgttcggcaccaagctcactccatccttggataaaccagcagttgatattacgctttatcgccagatgatcggttctctgatgtatcttactgctagcaggcctgacataatgttctctgtttgttactgtgctagatttcaggcgaacccatgcgaacctcacatgcttgcagtgaagaacattctacgatatctcaagcgaactacctctttaggtctatggtatccatccaactcgggcttcttcgttcaggcctactcaaatgcagaccttggaggttgtggattagacaggaaaagcaccataggcggctgccaattccttgacgggaagttggttagctggcaatcaaagaaacaaacgtgtgtatctttgtctacagctgaagcagaatacattgcagctgcatcctgtacttctcaagtgatttggatccagagtcaacttcgagactatggactcaatatgaaaaagatcccactatattgtgactctgaaagtgcaattaggatttgtcataacccagtgcaacactccaagactaagcacatagcactgaggtatcacttcattaaagatcatgtggaagatggaaacgttgaaattcactttgttagaaccactgatcaactggctaatgtcttcaccaaagcccttcctgaagcgtcgttcaacaaaattctacaagggctaggaatgatggaatcagagtcagtaccacaaactacctctcaatcacaaaaataaaaagcgaaatagaccgaacgttcgggttcggttggtTCATCTGCCTCTCGCTCATCAactaaaggtagttttcttggttgtaaattacATGTACAATTATTTTACAaacttgtttatcttattgtcaaaagcatttcctttttgaaagtctaagttcattggttttccaaaaattttcaaaaccgaaatcaaccgaacgc includes these proteins:
- the LOC111889422 gene encoding secreted RxLR effector protein 161-like, coding for MLPNKFIKELLESYLSQDDKITLSPLPSKLKSLYRDSSTLPDPTIYRQFVGKLNFLLHTWPDIAFTTQFLSQFNVKRCQVHLDAAIHVLKYLKGTMYQGIFLNNTNNFKIEAFCDSDWAACPSTRRSVSGYFITMGGSPISWKSKKQATISLSSAEAKYRLMRRVCSELAWLSKLLAEFNVSKITPIPLMCDNMAAIHIAKNLAFHERD